Proteins co-encoded in one Anaerobaca lacustris genomic window:
- the asnA gene encoding aspartate--ammonia ligase — protein sequence MPDLIVNGDYKPILNLRQTEQAIKFVKDFFQDLMAEALNLQRVSAPLFVRKGSGVNDDLNGVEAKATFRIKDDGYSEAECLFSLAKWKRMVLADYGFGPGEGLYTDMNAIRPDEECLDNLHSVYVDQWDWERVIREGERNLDFLKDIVRTIYGVLRETEAVVCERYLHIEPMLPEEIAFVHSEELLDRWPDVTPRQREDKIVQERGAVFVIGIGGKLADGTLHDGRAPDYDDWVTPTSDGTRGLNGDILLWYPLLGRAFEISSMGIRVDKTSLLQQLEIRGALARREYEWHKRLLAGELPLSIGGGIGQSRLCMFFLRKLHVGEVHASVWPEDMIAQCRAAGIALL from the coding sequence ATGCCCGATCTGATCGTGAACGGCGATTACAAACCGATTTTGAACCTTCGCCAGACGGAACAGGCGATCAAATTTGTGAAGGATTTCTTCCAGGACCTCATGGCGGAGGCATTGAACCTCCAGCGTGTCTCGGCGCCGCTGTTCGTGCGGAAGGGCTCCGGCGTCAACGACGACTTGAACGGCGTCGAGGCCAAGGCCACGTTTCGGATCAAGGACGACGGCTACAGCGAGGCCGAGTGCCTCTTCTCGCTGGCCAAGTGGAAACGGATGGTGCTGGCCGACTACGGATTCGGTCCCGGCGAGGGCCTGTACACCGATATGAACGCGATCCGGCCGGACGAGGAGTGCCTGGACAATCTGCACTCGGTCTACGTCGATCAGTGGGACTGGGAACGGGTCATCCGCGAGGGCGAGCGAAACCTCGACTTCTTGAAGGACATCGTGCGGACGATCTACGGCGTCCTGCGCGAGACCGAGGCGGTCGTGTGCGAGCGGTACCTGCACATCGAGCCGATGCTGCCGGAAGAGATCGCCTTCGTGCACAGTGAGGAACTCCTGGATCGCTGGCCCGATGTGACCCCACGTCAGCGGGAGGACAAGATCGTGCAGGAGCGGGGGGCGGTTTTCGTCATCGGCATCGGCGGCAAACTGGCCGACGGCACCTTGCACGACGGCCGTGCACCGGACTACGACGACTGGGTGACACCGACAAGCGACGGCACCCGAGGGCTCAACGGCGACATCCTGCTGTGGTACCCTTTGCTAGGCCGGGCGTTTGAGATCAGCTCGATGGGGATTCGGGTCGACAAGACCAGTCTGCTGCAACAACTGGAGATTCGGGGCGCGTTGGCGCGTCGCGAATACGAGTGGCACAAACGCCTGCTGGCAGGGGAGCTGCCGCTGAGCATCGGCGGCGGGATCGGCCAGTCGAGGCTGTGCATGTTCTTCCTGCGGAAGCTGCACGTCGGCGAGGTCCACGCCAGCGTCTGGCCCGAAGACATGATCGCACAATGCCGTGCGGCGGGGATCGCACTGCTGTAG
- a CDS encoding DUF4097 family beta strand repeat-containing protein, producing the protein MARISLVGTLVLVTLFVGCCINVGDDYRAKAQRSEDLTVPAADLAALDVRTNVGTITLDSTDIAEVRILAEITVKAKTVEEAEALVEQVRIVAEPSGRTLIVKAEKPSNFGRNQLAVDFHITAPARLALDCTTNVGDIRIAGFADRVTAKTDVGTIRCADLRGDADLRTNVGDIEATYTADAPAALAVSATTNVGNIDFAGPDRMSARLGASVNVGSIDTERPLTVTGPIKQSIKATIGDAEGNITLRTNVGSIRIR; encoded by the coding sequence ATGGCCAGGATCAGTCTTGTCGGCACACTCGTGCTCGTAACGCTCTTCGTCGGCTGCTGCATCAACGTAGGCGATGACTACCGGGCCAAGGCCCAGCGAAGCGAAGACCTGACGGTCCCGGCCGCGGATCTGGCCGCACTGGACGTCCGCACGAATGTGGGAACCATCACCCTGGACAGCACCGACATCGCAGAGGTGCGGATCCTGGCAGAGATCACCGTCAAAGCCAAGACGGTAGAGGAGGCCGAGGCCCTCGTCGAACAGGTGCGAATCGTGGCCGAGCCATCCGGACGGACTCTCATCGTCAAGGCCGAGAAGCCCTCGAACTTCGGGCGGAATCAGCTTGCGGTGGACTTCCATATCACGGCCCCTGCCCGTCTGGCCCTCGACTGCACCACCAACGTCGGCGATATCCGGATCGCGGGCTTCGCCGACCGCGTCACCGCCAAGACGGACGTCGGCACCATTCGCTGCGCCGACCTGCGAGGCGATGCCGACCTTCGCACCAACGTGGGCGACATCGAGGCCACCTATACGGCGGACGCTCCGGCGGCGCTTGCCGTCAGCGCCACCACCAACGTGGGCAATATCGACTTCGCCGGACCGGATCGCATGTCGGCACGCCTCGGGGCGAGCGTCAACGTCGGCTCCATCGACACGGAACGCCCCCTGACCGTCACCGGGCCCATCAAGCAGTCCATCAAGGCCACCATCGGCGACGCCGAAGGCAACATCACACTCCGCACCAACGTCGGCTCGATCCGCATCCGGTAG
- a CDS encoding tetratricopeptide repeat protein, whose translation MKSVWVYAVVMIVVLIGGAVGSSGSMVADGLPESSLVIVTGSSYVGTLVNNGFVIGDGTLVVTCDHAVFEKSKGGRHRAAVLVSVFSPYLGEACSARVLASDEELDLAVLEVPWKGHPALSLADSRAIASAQSACVTSLHSVIQHMEDQAGTDVETFAVDEEQLPVAFIAVRGQEPQFVALDAIGQLGPGWSGSPILVPGTDSAIGCFASITRTGEESGVLRHEAKGAAATRVAWLLGNDFDQNRLLRVDAPLQSPSDAHEACSLALRIRRSVRPGRHESSEELIRTFLRLRPDSAYGHRMLAMVNEDLGRMDAARQSFKRTLELDPNNLNTQIHYAQFLTEIGEPNEAQRILEPLWLLGESRTLAAIALVNLFSARKDFGRCLQILEETVRDDSRNAYLWQQMAATRMQLQGAQAAIEPIARAVELCPERGPLRGGLAQLLEKTGAFGEAERHFRKLLEIEPENPVVHYWLADFLRKHRPQAGAEALEIAEKAVRQPPRGGLTTERIQELIQRLREQRQPAVQQ comes from the coding sequence ATGAAGAGCGTTTGGGTGTATGCCGTCGTCATGATTGTGGTCCTCATTGGCGGTGCCGTCGGTTCGTCGGGATCCATGGTGGCGGATGGCTTGCCCGAGTCCTCACTGGTGATCGTCACCGGCAGCAGCTATGTCGGGACGCTTGTAAACAACGGCTTCGTGATCGGAGATGGAACCCTGGTGGTTACCTGTGATCACGCGGTCTTCGAGAAGTCCAAGGGCGGTCGTCATCGAGCAGCGGTGTTGGTTTCCGTGTTCAGCCCGTACCTGGGCGAAGCATGCAGCGCGCGGGTGCTGGCGAGTGACGAGGAGCTGGACCTGGCGGTACTGGAGGTCCCATGGAAGGGCCATCCGGCCCTCTCACTTGCCGATTCCAGGGCAATTGCCTCGGCCCAATCGGCCTGTGTGACAAGTCTCCACTCGGTCATTCAGCATATGGAGGATCAGGCGGGAACCGATGTGGAGACCTTCGCGGTGGACGAGGAGCAGTTGCCGGTGGCGTTCATCGCAGTGCGCGGGCAGGAGCCGCAGTTCGTCGCGCTCGATGCGATCGGGCAGCTTGGGCCTGGGTGGAGCGGATCGCCGATTCTGGTCCCAGGGACCGACAGCGCGATCGGCTGTTTTGCCAGCATCACCAGAACCGGAGAGGAATCAGGAGTGTTGCGCCACGAGGCGAAAGGTGCGGCGGCCACCCGTGTGGCTTGGCTTCTGGGGAACGACTTCGATCAGAACCGCCTGCTCCGGGTCGACGCGCCGTTGCAGAGTCCCTCGGACGCTCACGAGGCTTGCTCGCTGGCCCTGCGCATCAGGCGTTCGGTGCGCCCGGGCCGGCATGAATCTTCCGAGGAGCTGATTCGCACTTTTCTCCGACTCCGGCCCGACAGTGCCTACGGACACAGGATGCTGGCGATGGTGAATGAGGACCTCGGCCGCATGGATGCCGCACGGCAATCCTTCAAGCGGACGCTGGAACTGGACCCGAACAACCTCAACACACAAATACACTATGCCCAGTTCCTGACGGAGATCGGCGAACCGAACGAAGCGCAGCGCATTCTGGAGCCTCTGTGGCTCTTGGGCGAATCCCGGACTCTGGCGGCGATCGCACTGGTGAATCTCTTCTCGGCCCGGAAGGACTTCGGCCGCTGCCTTCAGATCCTTGAGGAGACCGTCAGGGACGATTCGAGGAACGCCTACCTCTGGCAGCAGATGGCGGCCACTCGCATGCAGTTGCAGGGTGCGCAGGCCGCGATCGAACCGATCGCTCGGGCGGTGGAACTCTGTCCCGAGCGAGGGCCGTTGCGGGGTGGCCTGGCCCAATTGCTCGAGAAGACGGGGGCGTTCGGCGAGGCCGAGAGGCACTTTCGCAAGCTATTGGAGATTGAGCCGGAGAACCCGGTGGTCCACTACTGGCTGGCAGATTTCCTACGCAAGCATCGTCCGCAGGCGGGGGCCGAGGCGTTGGAGATCGCTGAGAAGGCCGTCCGTCAGCCTCCTCGTGGCGGATTGACTACGGAGAGAATCCAGGAATTGATCCAGCGCCTTCGCGAGCAGAGGCAACCGGCCGTGCAGCAGTGA
- a CDS encoding DUF401 family protein: MYALGAIVVSLLVLVALLRLRIKIGLSLVVAAGVLAVLLGVTPQAMWAQLVAEWRNRALTQTTPYLFVSLTSLLLLVNVVGEAMGQIGLSSRLAPAMQGLFRSRRVALAVVPLMMGMLPTPGGIMLSAPMVREAGDKIGVERSRLAAINFFFRHQWEPIWPLFPAIPLIQSMLGVSAGRLVGYHLVLTVAGIVGGVVFLLLVGIPPRRRDQSESKAGLGSHTKDFVHAFWPIAFTAVLYIGLHVPPAVAILLAILGLLLLHRVNLRRWPGIFRAAKEPDMVLLLFGALWFKLNLEAGGAVGSVVDFFAQLHMPVASIVFLLPFLVAASTGVTTGTVAITYPFLMAYIVRDGQTNLGLETLAFAGLQFGLAISPIHLCLALSASYFQTSLLRIILKVLPAALCVAAAGLAAAVLI; the protein is encoded by the coding sequence ATGTATGCATTAGGGGCCATTGTCGTCTCGTTGCTGGTCCTGGTCGCATTGCTGCGGCTCAGGATCAAGATCGGGCTGTCGCTGGTGGTGGCGGCCGGTGTGCTGGCCGTCCTGCTGGGGGTGACACCGCAGGCCATGTGGGCGCAACTGGTGGCCGAATGGCGGAACCGCGCACTGACGCAGACGACGCCGTATCTGTTCGTGTCGCTGACGTCGCTGCTGTTGCTGGTCAACGTTGTGGGCGAGGCGATGGGGCAGATCGGGCTCTCGTCGCGCCTGGCGCCGGCCATGCAGGGGTTGTTCCGCAGCCGTCGGGTGGCGCTGGCCGTCGTCCCGCTGATGATGGGGATGCTGCCGACGCCGGGAGGGATCATGCTCTCGGCGCCGATGGTGCGCGAGGCGGGCGACAAGATCGGCGTCGAGCGCAGCCGGCTGGCGGCGATCAACTTCTTCTTTCGCCATCAGTGGGAGCCCATCTGGCCGCTGTTTCCGGCGATCCCTTTGATCCAGAGCATGCTGGGCGTCTCGGCCGGGCGGCTGGTCGGCTACCACCTGGTCCTGACCGTTGCCGGGATCGTTGGCGGCGTGGTGTTCCTGTTGCTGGTGGGCATCCCGCCTCGGCGACGGGACCAGAGCGAGTCGAAGGCCGGCCTGGGCTCGCACACGAAGGACTTCGTGCATGCCTTCTGGCCGATTGCATTCACGGCCGTCCTGTACATCGGTCTGCACGTACCGCCTGCGGTTGCGATCCTACTGGCGATCCTCGGCCTGCTTTTGCTGCACCGGGTGAATCTCCGACGCTGGCCCGGCATCTTCAGGGCGGCCAAAGAGCCCGATATGGTCCTGCTGCTGTTCGGGGCGCTCTGGTTCAAGCTCAACCTCGAGGCCGGCGGGGCCGTCGGCAGCGTCGTGGACTTCTTCGCCCAGCTCCACATGCCGGTGGCGTCGATCGTCTTCCTGCTGCCGTTCCTGGTGGCCGCCAGCACCGGCGTGACGACGGGGACGGTCGCGATCACCTATCCGTTCCTGATGGCCTACATCGTGCGAGATGGACAGACGAACCTCGGTCTGGAAACCTTGGCCTTCGCGGGCCTGCAATTCGGCCTGGCGATCAGCCCGATCCACCTGTGCCTGGCCCTGTCCGCCAGCTACTTCCAGACGTCTCTACTACGGATCATCCTGAAGGTGCTCCCGGCCGCCCTCTGCGTCGCAGCCGCCGGTCTTGCGGCTGCTGTGCTGATTTGA
- a CDS encoding cold-shock protein: MGTGTVKWFNADKGYGFITPDDGGDDLFVHHSEIRTEGYATLDEGQKVDFTVGQGKKGPCATNVIPG; encoded by the coding sequence GTGGGTACAGGCACGGTAAAATGGTTCAACGCAGACAAGGGATACGGATTCATCACTCCGGATGATGGCGGCGACGATCTGTTCGTCCACCACTCCGAAATCAGGACCGAGGGCTACGCGACGCTCGACGAAGGTCAGAAGGTCGACTTCACGGTCGGCCAGGGCAAGAAGGGCCCGTGCGCGACCAACGTGATCCCCGGCTGA
- a CDS encoding Fur family transcriptional regulator produces the protein MAVSKSEIERRMRRFAETCQAGGLKLTHQRMEVFRELAGTDDHPDAETIYQNVRRRVPAISRDTVYRTLATLEEQGLVHKAEILSGRGRYDANMDHHHHFVCTECGRVHDFYSQALDDLPIPRSVTAIGRVESTQVQLRGICAGCAKSKC, from the coding sequence ATGGCGGTATCGAAGTCTGAGATCGAGCGGCGGATGCGGCGATTCGCCGAGACATGTCAGGCCGGTGGGCTCAAACTGACCCACCAACGGATGGAGGTCTTCCGCGAACTGGCGGGCACGGACGACCACCCGGACGCCGAGACGATCTATCAGAATGTCCGCCGGCGCGTGCCGGCGATCTCGCGGGACACGGTCTACCGCACGCTGGCGACCCTCGAAGAGCAGGGTCTGGTCCACAAAGCCGAGATCCTCTCCGGTCGGGGCCGTTACGACGCCAACATGGACCACCACCACCACTTCGTCTGCACCGAGTGCGGGCGGGTCCATGACTTCTACAGCCAGGCACTGGACGACCTTCCGATCCCTCGATCGGTGACGGCGATCGGTCGCGTCGAATCGACCCAAGTGCAACTGCGGGGAATCTGCGCGGGCTGCGCAAAAAGCAAATGTTAG